A window of Longispora fulva contains these coding sequences:
- a CDS encoding VOC family protein: MPLRLHHIVIDAHDLPGLARFWAQVLGWKILSERDREVVIGPDVTAPVGICFMPVADVKAVKNRLHLDLTCTAEDRVDEIERVLALGARHVDVGQSGEESWVVLADPEGNEFCVIRPKRTLIL, from the coding sequence ATGCCGCTGCGACTGCACCACATCGTCATCGACGCCCACGATCTGCCAGGCCTGGCCCGATTCTGGGCCCAGGTACTGGGTTGGAAGATCCTGTCCGAACGGGACCGGGAGGTGGTCATCGGACCGGACGTCACAGCGCCGGTCGGGATCTGCTTCATGCCGGTCGCCGACGTCAAAGCGGTCAAGAATCGCCTTCACCTCGATCTGACGTGCACGGCGGAGGACCGGGTCGACGAGATCGAACGGGTACTGGCACTCGGCGCGCGCCACGTCGATGTCGGGCAGTCCGGTGAGGAGTCCTGGGTCGTCCTCGCCGACCCCGAAGGCAACGAGTTCTGCGTCATTCGACCGAAGCGCACATTGATCCTGTGA
- a CDS encoding DUF4279 domain-containing protein — MIISQYVYFSIASEQVSAQEIGARLGLSPDEHTVRGSRSALPMVPKAHSWKVVCRESGLCVDEQVERLVERLEQYAVPIGALADELAASEGGRSATLQVVRYLNSGADPEYRVLGWHLDARVLDFLRVTRAELDVDEYGHECPADPEDD; from the coding sequence GTGATCATTTCTCAGTACGTGTACTTCTCGATCGCCTCGGAACAGGTGTCGGCGCAGGAGATCGGAGCGCGTCTCGGTCTGTCGCCTGATGAGCACACGGTGCGTGGCAGCAGGTCGGCCCTGCCCATGGTGCCCAAGGCGCACTCATGGAAGGTGGTGTGCCGTGAGAGCGGTCTATGCGTGGACGAACAGGTCGAGCGACTTGTCGAGCGGCTGGAGCAGTACGCGGTGCCGATCGGGGCTCTGGCTGACGAACTGGCCGCCAGCGAGGGTGGCCGCAGCGCGACCTTGCAGGTAGTGCGGTACCTCAACTCCGGCGCCGACCCTGAGTACAGGGTGCTGGGCTGGCATTTGGACGCCCGCGTGCTGGACTTCTTGAGGGTGACGCGCGCGGAGTTGGATGTCGATGAGTACGGCCACGAGTGTCCGGCAGACCCCGAGGACGACTGA
- a CDS encoding phosphotransferase family protein, protein MSDEVVGERSNDGLLDGVSTALQRAGRKFELSELRFLGAGFSVSVVRAGPDLVVRVPGTEDAAARGRRMAEVLGALPELPARVPEVVEVLPAQESLEHGALVHVWLPGEPVSAGLVRSHGSALAGETAQFLAALHAVDSPKLEAVLRRTPAEVGLRRSVEEAELWPPDPVVELVAGRLAGPEVAAFGRWRAEYRDWIAEVGRPVALHGDFWHGNLVAREGRLAAVVDWEDARLGDRAADLCGLWCLGAEFGAAVLSRYAELTGIDSGALGWGVAVNRVRRELRGVEWSVRHDDADELEASIVKVRAALG, encoded by the coding sequence GTGTCGGATGAGGTGGTGGGAGAGCGGTCGAACGACGGTCTGCTCGACGGGGTCAGCACCGCCCTTCAGCGGGCGGGACGGAAGTTCGAGCTTTCGGAGCTGAGGTTCCTGGGGGCCGGGTTCTCAGTCTCGGTGGTGCGGGCCGGGCCGGACCTCGTCGTGCGGGTGCCCGGCACCGAGGATGCCGCCGCGCGCGGTCGGCGCATGGCGGAGGTGCTCGGCGCGTTGCCCGAGCTGCCGGCCCGGGTACCGGAAGTGGTCGAGGTGCTGCCGGCGCAGGAATCGTTGGAGCATGGTGCGCTGGTGCACGTGTGGCTGCCGGGCGAGCCGGTCTCCGCCGGGCTGGTGCGGTCGCACGGCTCGGCACTCGCCGGGGAGACGGCACAGTTCCTCGCCGCCCTACATGCGGTCGACTCCCCGAAGCTCGAAGCCGTGCTGCGCCGGACGCCGGCGGAAGTCGGGCTGCGCCGGTCAGTGGAGGAGGCCGAACTCTGGCCACCGGACCCAGTCGTCGAGCTCGTCGCCGGCCGGCTGGCCGGTCCGGAGGTCGCCGCGTTCGGGCGCTGGCGGGCCGAGTACCGGGATTGGATCGCCGAGGTCGGGAGGCCTGTCGCGCTGCACGGCGACTTCTGGCACGGCAACCTCGTGGCGCGGGAAGGCCGGCTGGCGGCGGTGGTGGACTGGGAGGACGCCCGGCTCGGTGATCGGGCGGCTGACCTGTGTGGCCTGTGGTGTCTGGGCGCGGAGTTCGGTGCCGCAGTCCTGAGCCGCTACGCGGAGCTCACCGGCATCGACAGTGGGGCGCTGGGGTGGGGCGTGGCGGTGAACCGGGTCCGGCGTGAGCTGCGGGGCGTGGAGTGGTCTGTGCGCCACGACGACGCCGACGAGCTGGAGGCGTCCATCGTGAAGGTCCGGGCGGCACTGGGCTAG